Proteins from a single region of Orcinus orca chromosome 20, mOrcOrc1.1, whole genome shotgun sequence:
- the EIF3K gene encoding eukaryotic translation initiation factor 3 subunit K isoform X1: MAMFEQMRANVGKLLKGIDRYNPENLATLERYVETQAKENAYDLEANLAVLKLYQFNPAFFQTTVTAQILLKALTNLPHTDFTLCKCMIDQAHQEERPIRQILYLGDLLETCHFQAFWQALDENMDLLEGITGFEDSVRKFICHVVGITYQHIDRWLLAEMLGDLTDSQLKVWMSKYGWSTDESGQIFICSQEESIKPKNIVEKIDFDSVSSIMASSQ, encoded by the exons ATGGCGATGTTCGAGCAGATGAGAGCGAACGTGGGCAAGTTGCTTAAGGGGATCGACAG GTACAATCCTGAGAATCTGGCCACCCTGGAGCGCTATGTGGAGACACAAGCCAAGGAGAATGCCTATGATCTGGAAGCCAACCTGGCTGTCCTGAAGCT GTACCAGTTCAACCCAGCCTTCTTCCAGACCACAGTCACCGCCCAGATCCTGCTAAAGGCCCTCACCAACCTGCCCCACACCGACTTCACGCTGTGCAAGTGCATGATCGACCAGGCCCAC CAAGAAGAACGGCCCATCCGGCAGATTTTGTACCTCGGAGACTTGCTGGAGACATGCCACTTCCAGGCCTTCTGG CAAGCCCTGGATGAAAACATGGACCTCTTGGAAGGTATAACTGGCTTTGAAGACTCTGTCCGAAAAT TTATCTGCCATGTTGTGGGCATTACTTATCAGCACATTGATCGCTGGCTGCTGGCCGAGATGCTCGGGGATCTGACAG aCAGCCAGCTAAAGGTGTGGATGAGCAAGTACGGCTGGAGCACCGATGAGTCGGGCCAGATCTTCATCTGTAGCCAGGAAGAGAGCATTAAGCCCAAGAATATCGTGGAGAAGATCGACTTTGACA
- the MAP4K1 gene encoding mitogen-activated protein kinase kinase kinase kinase 1 isoform X3, with protein sequence MDLVDPDIFNRDPRDHYDLLQRLGGGTYGEVFKARDKVTGDLVALKMVKMEPDDDVSTLQKEILILKTCRHANIVAYHGSYLWLQKLWICMEFCGAGSLQDIYQVTGPLSELQISYVCREVLQGLAYLHSQKKIHRDIKGANILINDAGEVRLADFGISAQIGATLARRLSFIGTPYWMAPEVAAVALKGGYNELCDIWSLGVTAIELAELQPPLFDVHPLRVLFLMTKSGYQPPRLKEKGKWSAAFHNFVKVTLTKSPKKRPSATKMLTHQLVSQPGLNRGLIVDLLDKLRNPGKGAPVGEIEDEEPELPPAIPRRIRSTHRSSSLGIPDADCCRRHMEFRKLRGMESRPTADTARLQPPGDFKSSSPRRHLSESDDDYDDVDIPTPAEDTPPPLPPKPKFRSPSDEGPGETGDEGQLSPGVLVRCASGPPPRTPHLGPPPVTRSPHLTAHSAPWEPDQPPLLPPKKEKMKRKGCALLVKLFNGCPLRIHSTAAWTHPSTKDQHLLLGAEEGIFILNRNDQEATLEMLFSSRTTWVYSINNVLMSLSGKTPHLYSHSILGLLERKEARTGSPIAHISPHRLLARKNMVSTKIQDTKGCRACCVAEGASSGGPFLCGALETSVVLLQWYQPMNKFLLVRQVLFPLPTPLPVFALLTGPGSELPAVCIGVSPGRPAKSVLFHTVRFGALSCWLGEMSTAEHKGPVQVTQVEEDKVMVLMDGSLKLVTPEGAPVRGLRTPEIPMTEAVEAVAMVGGRLQAFWKHGVQVWALGSDQLLQELRDPTLTFRLLGSPRPVVVETRPADDPTAPSNLYIQE encoded by the exons ATGGACCTCGTGGACCCTGACATCTTTAATAGGGATCCCCGGGACCACTATGACCTGCTACAGCGGCTGGGTGGTGGCACCTATGGGGAAGTCTTCAAG GCTCGAGACAAGGTGACGGGGGACCTGGTGGCGTTGAAGATGGTGAAGATGGAGCCTG ACGATGATGTTTCCACACTTCAGAAGGAAATCCTCATCTTGAAAACTTGTCGGCACGCCAACATCGTTGCCTACCATGGGAGTTATCTCTG GCTGCAGAAGCTCTGGATCTGCATGGAATTCTGTGGGGCTGGTTCTCTCCAGGACATCTACCAAG TGACAGGCCCCCTGTCAGAGCTCCAGATCAGCTACGTCTGCCGGGAAGTGCTCCAG ggaCTGGCCTATCTCCACTCACAGAAGAAGATACACCGGGACATCAAG GGAGCCAACATCCTCATCAATGATGCTGGGGAGGTCAGACTGG cTGACTTTGGTATCTCGGCCCAGATCGGGGCAACGCTGGCTCGACGCCTCTCTTTCATTGGGACACCCTACTG GATGGCTCCAGAAGTGGCGGCCGTGGCCCTGAAGGGGGGATACAATGAGCTGTGTGACATCTGGTCCCTGGGCGTCACAGCCATCGAATTAGCCGAGCTACAACCACCGCTCTTTGACGTGCACCCTCTCAG AGTTCTCTTCCTCATGACCAAGAGTGGCTACCAGCCCCCAAGGCTAAAGGAAAAAGGCAAATG GTCGGCTGCCTTCCACAACTTTGTCAAAGTCACCCTCACTAAGAGCCCCAAGAAACGACCCAGCGCCACCAAGATGCTCACT catcAACTGGTGTCCCAGCCTGGGCTAAACAGAGGCCTGATCGTAGATCTTCTTGACAAACTGAGGAACCCAGGGAAGGGGGCCCCTGTTGGCGAGATTGAAGATGAGGAGCCTGAG CTCCCCCCCGCCATCCCTCGGCGGATCAGATCCACCCATCGCTCCAGCTCTCTGGGGATCCCAGACGCGGATTGCTGTC GGCGGCACATGGAGTTCAGGAAGCTCAGAGGCATGGAGTCCAGACCCACAGCCGACACG GCTCGCTTACAGCCCCCTGGAGACTTCAAGAGCAGCAGTCCTAG GAGGCACCTGTCGGAGTCTGATGATGACTACGACGACGTGGACAT ccccacccctgcagaAGACACACCTCCTCCGCTGCCCCCCAAG CCCAAGTTCCGTTCTCCATCGGACGAGGGTCCTGGGGAAACTGGGGATGAGGGACAGCTGAGCCCGGGGGTGCTGGTCCGATGTGCCAGTGGGCCTCCTCCACGCACCCCACATCTTGGGCCTCCCCCAGTCACGCGAAGCCCCCACCTAACTGCCCACTCAG CCCCCTGGGAGCCTGACCAGCCCCCACTGTTGCCCCCCAAGAaggaaaagatgaagagaaag GGATGTGCCCTTCTTGTAAAGTTATTCAATGGCTGCCCCCTCCGGATCCACAGCACGGCAGCCTGGACGCACCCCTCCACCAAGG ACCAGCACCTGCTTCTGGGGGCCGAGGAAGGCATTTTCATCCTGAACCGAAATGATCAGGAGGCCACACTGGAGATG CTTTTTTCTAGCCGGACTACCTGGGTGTACTCTATCAACAATGTCCTCATGTCTCTCTCAG GAAAGACCCCCCACCTGTATTCTCATAGCATCTTGGGCCTACTGGAACGGAAAGAGGCCAGAACAGGAagccccatcgctcacattagcCCCCACCGGCTACTGGCAAG GAAGAACATGGTCTCCACTAAGATCCAGGACACCAAAGGCTGCCGGGCGTGCTGTGTGG CAGAGGGCGCGAGCTCCGGGGGCCCGTTCCTGTGTGGGGCATTGGAGACATCCGTGGTCCTGCTTCAGTGGTACCAGCCCATGAACAAGTTCCTGCTGGTCCGG CAGGTGCTGTTCCCGCTACCTACGCCTCTGCCGGTGTTTGCACTGCTGACCGGGCCAGGCTCCGAGTTGCCCGCCGTGTGCATCGGCGTGAGCCCCGGGCGGCCTGCGAAGTCGGTGCTCTTCCACACCGTGCGCTTCGGCGCGCTCTCCTGCTGGCTGGGCGAGATGAGCACAG CAGAGCACAAGGGACCAGTACAGGTGACTCAGGTCGAGGAAGACAAGGTGATGGTGTTGATGGACG GGTCTCTGAAGCTGGTGACCCCAGAGGGGGCCCCAGTCAGGGGGCTTCGAACTCCAGAGATCCCCATGACTGAAGCAGTGGAGGCCGTGG CTATGGTCGGGGGTCGGCTCCAGGCCTTCTGGAAGCATGGAGTGCAGGTGTGGGCTCTAGGCTCGGACCAG CTGCTGCAGGAGCTGAGAGACCCCACCCTCACCTTCCGTCTGCTTGGCTCCCCCAG gcCTGTGGTGGTGGAGACACGCCCAGCAGATGATCCTACTGCCCCCAGCAACCTCTACATCCAGGAATGA
- the MAP4K1 gene encoding mitogen-activated protein kinase kinase kinase kinase 1 isoform X2 gives MDLVDPDIFNRDPRDHYDLLQRLGGGTYGEVFKARDKVTGDLVALKMVKMEPDDDVSTLQKEILILKTCRHANIVAYHGSYLWLQKLWICMEFCGAGSLQDIYQVTGPLSELQISYVCREVLQGLAYLHSQKKIHRDIKGANILINDAGEVRLADFGISAQIGATLARRLSFIGTPYWMAPEVAAVALKGGYNELCDIWSLGVTAIELAELQPPLFDVHPLRVLFLMTKSGYQPPRLKEKGKWSAAFHNFVKVTLTKSPKKRPSATKMLTHQLVSQPGLNRGLIVDLLDKLRNPGKGAPVGEIEDEEPELPPAIPRRIRSTHRSSSLGIPDADCCRRHMEFRKLRGMESRPTADTARLQPPGDFKSSSPRRHLSESDDDYDDVDIPTPAEDTPPPLPPKPKFRSPSDEGPGETGDEGQLSPGVLVRCASGPPPRTPHLGPPPVTRSPHLTAHSEPSLWNPAPWEPDQPPLLPPKKEKMKRKGCALLVKLFNGCPLRIHSTAAWTHPSTKDQHLLLGAEEGIFILNRNDQEATLEMLFSSRTTWVYSINNVLMSLSGKTPHLYSHSILGLLERKEARTGSPIAHISPHRLLARKNMVSTKIQDTKGCRACCVAEGASSGGPFLCGALETSVVLLQWYQPMNKFLLVRQVLFPLPTPLPVFALLTGPGSELPAVCIGVSPGRPAKSVLFHTVRFGALSCWLGEMSTEHKGPVQVTQVEEDKVMVLMDGSLKLVTPEGAPVRGLRTPEIPMTEAVEAVAMVGGRLQAFWKHGVQVWALGSDQLLQELRDPTLTFRLLGSPRPVVVETRPADDPTAPSNLYIQE, from the exons ATGGACCTCGTGGACCCTGACATCTTTAATAGGGATCCCCGGGACCACTATGACCTGCTACAGCGGCTGGGTGGTGGCACCTATGGGGAAGTCTTCAAG GCTCGAGACAAGGTGACGGGGGACCTGGTGGCGTTGAAGATGGTGAAGATGGAGCCTG ACGATGATGTTTCCACACTTCAGAAGGAAATCCTCATCTTGAAAACTTGTCGGCACGCCAACATCGTTGCCTACCATGGGAGTTATCTCTG GCTGCAGAAGCTCTGGATCTGCATGGAATTCTGTGGGGCTGGTTCTCTCCAGGACATCTACCAAG TGACAGGCCCCCTGTCAGAGCTCCAGATCAGCTACGTCTGCCGGGAAGTGCTCCAG ggaCTGGCCTATCTCCACTCACAGAAGAAGATACACCGGGACATCAAG GGAGCCAACATCCTCATCAATGATGCTGGGGAGGTCAGACTGG cTGACTTTGGTATCTCGGCCCAGATCGGGGCAACGCTGGCTCGACGCCTCTCTTTCATTGGGACACCCTACTG GATGGCTCCAGAAGTGGCGGCCGTGGCCCTGAAGGGGGGATACAATGAGCTGTGTGACATCTGGTCCCTGGGCGTCACAGCCATCGAATTAGCCGAGCTACAACCACCGCTCTTTGACGTGCACCCTCTCAG AGTTCTCTTCCTCATGACCAAGAGTGGCTACCAGCCCCCAAGGCTAAAGGAAAAAGGCAAATG GTCGGCTGCCTTCCACAACTTTGTCAAAGTCACCCTCACTAAGAGCCCCAAGAAACGACCCAGCGCCACCAAGATGCTCACT catcAACTGGTGTCCCAGCCTGGGCTAAACAGAGGCCTGATCGTAGATCTTCTTGACAAACTGAGGAACCCAGGGAAGGGGGCCCCTGTTGGCGAGATTGAAGATGAGGAGCCTGAG CTCCCCCCCGCCATCCCTCGGCGGATCAGATCCACCCATCGCTCCAGCTCTCTGGGGATCCCAGACGCGGATTGCTGTC GGCGGCACATGGAGTTCAGGAAGCTCAGAGGCATGGAGTCCAGACCCACAGCCGACACG GCTCGCTTACAGCCCCCTGGAGACTTCAAGAGCAGCAGTCCTAG GAGGCACCTGTCGGAGTCTGATGATGACTACGACGACGTGGACAT ccccacccctgcagaAGACACACCTCCTCCGCTGCCCCCCAAG CCCAAGTTCCGTTCTCCATCGGACGAGGGTCCTGGGGAAACTGGGGATGAGGGACAGCTGAGCCCGGGGGTGCTGGTCCGATGTGCCAGTGGGCCTCCTCCACGCACCCCACATCTTGGGCCTCCCCCAGTCACGCGAAGCCCCCACCTAACTGCCCACTCAG AACCCTCACTCTGGAACCCAGCCCCCTGGGAGCCTGACCAGCCCCCACTGTTGCCCCCCAAGAaggaaaagatgaagagaaag GGATGTGCCCTTCTTGTAAAGTTATTCAATGGCTGCCCCCTCCGGATCCACAGCACGGCAGCCTGGACGCACCCCTCCACCAAGG ACCAGCACCTGCTTCTGGGGGCCGAGGAAGGCATTTTCATCCTGAACCGAAATGATCAGGAGGCCACACTGGAGATG CTTTTTTCTAGCCGGACTACCTGGGTGTACTCTATCAACAATGTCCTCATGTCTCTCTCAG GAAAGACCCCCCACCTGTATTCTCATAGCATCTTGGGCCTACTGGAACGGAAAGAGGCCAGAACAGGAagccccatcgctcacattagcCCCCACCGGCTACTGGCAAG GAAGAACATGGTCTCCACTAAGATCCAGGACACCAAAGGCTGCCGGGCGTGCTGTGTGG CAGAGGGCGCGAGCTCCGGGGGCCCGTTCCTGTGTGGGGCATTGGAGACATCCGTGGTCCTGCTTCAGTGGTACCAGCCCATGAACAAGTTCCTGCTGGTCCGG CAGGTGCTGTTCCCGCTACCTACGCCTCTGCCGGTGTTTGCACTGCTGACCGGGCCAGGCTCCGAGTTGCCCGCCGTGTGCATCGGCGTGAGCCCCGGGCGGCCTGCGAAGTCGGTGCTCTTCCACACCGTGCGCTTCGGCGCGCTCTCCTGCTGGCTGGGCGAGATGAGCACAG AGCACAAGGGACCAGTACAGGTGACTCAGGTCGAGGAAGACAAGGTGATGGTGTTGATGGACG GGTCTCTGAAGCTGGTGACCCCAGAGGGGGCCCCAGTCAGGGGGCTTCGAACTCCAGAGATCCCCATGACTGAAGCAGTGGAGGCCGTGG CTATGGTCGGGGGTCGGCTCCAGGCCTTCTGGAAGCATGGAGTGCAGGTGTGGGCTCTAGGCTCGGACCAG CTGCTGCAGGAGCTGAGAGACCCCACCCTCACCTTCCGTCTGCTTGGCTCCCCCAG gcCTGTGGTGGTGGAGACACGCCCAGCAGATGATCCTACTGCCCCCAGCAACCTCTACATCCAGGAATGA
- the EIF3K gene encoding eukaryotic translation initiation factor 3 subunit K isoform X2, with the protein MAMFEQMRANVGKLLKGIDRYNPENLATLERYVETQAKENAYDLEANLAVLKLYQFNPAFFQTTVTAQILLKALTNLPHTDFTLCKCMIDQAHQEERPIRQILYLGDLLETCHFQAFWQALDENMDLLEGITGFEDSVRKFICHVVGITYQHIDRWLLAEMLGDLTGPGATAVNNTE; encoded by the exons ATGGCGATGTTCGAGCAGATGAGAGCGAACGTGGGCAAGTTGCTTAAGGGGATCGACAG GTACAATCCTGAGAATCTGGCCACCCTGGAGCGCTATGTGGAGACACAAGCCAAGGAGAATGCCTATGATCTGGAAGCCAACCTGGCTGTCCTGAAGCT GTACCAGTTCAACCCAGCCTTCTTCCAGACCACAGTCACCGCCCAGATCCTGCTAAAGGCCCTCACCAACCTGCCCCACACCGACTTCACGCTGTGCAAGTGCATGATCGACCAGGCCCAC CAAGAAGAACGGCCCATCCGGCAGATTTTGTACCTCGGAGACTTGCTGGAGACATGCCACTTCCAGGCCTTCTGG CAAGCCCTGGATGAAAACATGGACCTCTTGGAAGGTATAACTGGCTTTGAAGACTCTGTCCGAAAAT TTATCTGCCATGTTGTGGGCATTACTTATCAGCACATTGATCGCTGGCTGCTGGCCGAGATGCTCGGGGATCTGACAG GccctggggccacagcagtgaacaacACAGAATGA
- the MAP4K1 gene encoding mitogen-activated protein kinase kinase kinase kinase 1 isoform X1 gives MDLVDPDIFNRDPRDHYDLLQRLGGGTYGEVFKARDKVTGDLVALKMVKMEPDDDVSTLQKEILILKTCRHANIVAYHGSYLWLQKLWICMEFCGAGSLQDIYQVTGPLSELQISYVCREVLQGLAYLHSQKKIHRDIKGANILINDAGEVRLADFGISAQIGATLARRLSFIGTPYWMAPEVAAVALKGGYNELCDIWSLGVTAIELAELQPPLFDVHPLRVLFLMTKSGYQPPRLKEKGKWSAAFHNFVKVTLTKSPKKRPSATKMLTHQLVSQPGLNRGLIVDLLDKLRNPGKGAPVGEIEDEEPELPPAIPRRIRSTHRSSSLGIPDADCCRRHMEFRKLRGMESRPTADTARLQPPGDFKSSSPRRHLSESDDDYDDVDIPTPAEDTPPPLPPKPKFRSPSDEGPGETGDEGQLSPGVLVRCASGPPPRTPHLGPPPVTRSPHLTAHSEPSLWNPAPWEPDQPPLLPPKKEKMKRKGCALLVKLFNGCPLRIHSTAAWTHPSTKDQHLLLGAEEGIFILNRNDQEATLEMLFSSRTTWVYSINNVLMSLSGKTPHLYSHSILGLLERKEARTGSPIAHISPHRLLARKNMVSTKIQDTKGCRACCVAEGASSGGPFLCGALETSVVLLQWYQPMNKFLLVRQVLFPLPTPLPVFALLTGPGSELPAVCIGVSPGRPAKSVLFHTVRFGALSCWLGEMSTAEHKGPVQVTQVEEDKVMVLMDGSLKLVTPEGAPVRGLRTPEIPMTEAVEAVAMVGGRLQAFWKHGVQVWALGSDQLLQELRDPTLTFRLLGSPRPVVVETRPADDPTAPSNLYIQE, from the exons ATGGACCTCGTGGACCCTGACATCTTTAATAGGGATCCCCGGGACCACTATGACCTGCTACAGCGGCTGGGTGGTGGCACCTATGGGGAAGTCTTCAAG GCTCGAGACAAGGTGACGGGGGACCTGGTGGCGTTGAAGATGGTGAAGATGGAGCCTG ACGATGATGTTTCCACACTTCAGAAGGAAATCCTCATCTTGAAAACTTGTCGGCACGCCAACATCGTTGCCTACCATGGGAGTTATCTCTG GCTGCAGAAGCTCTGGATCTGCATGGAATTCTGTGGGGCTGGTTCTCTCCAGGACATCTACCAAG TGACAGGCCCCCTGTCAGAGCTCCAGATCAGCTACGTCTGCCGGGAAGTGCTCCAG ggaCTGGCCTATCTCCACTCACAGAAGAAGATACACCGGGACATCAAG GGAGCCAACATCCTCATCAATGATGCTGGGGAGGTCAGACTGG cTGACTTTGGTATCTCGGCCCAGATCGGGGCAACGCTGGCTCGACGCCTCTCTTTCATTGGGACACCCTACTG GATGGCTCCAGAAGTGGCGGCCGTGGCCCTGAAGGGGGGATACAATGAGCTGTGTGACATCTGGTCCCTGGGCGTCACAGCCATCGAATTAGCCGAGCTACAACCACCGCTCTTTGACGTGCACCCTCTCAG AGTTCTCTTCCTCATGACCAAGAGTGGCTACCAGCCCCCAAGGCTAAAGGAAAAAGGCAAATG GTCGGCTGCCTTCCACAACTTTGTCAAAGTCACCCTCACTAAGAGCCCCAAGAAACGACCCAGCGCCACCAAGATGCTCACT catcAACTGGTGTCCCAGCCTGGGCTAAACAGAGGCCTGATCGTAGATCTTCTTGACAAACTGAGGAACCCAGGGAAGGGGGCCCCTGTTGGCGAGATTGAAGATGAGGAGCCTGAG CTCCCCCCCGCCATCCCTCGGCGGATCAGATCCACCCATCGCTCCAGCTCTCTGGGGATCCCAGACGCGGATTGCTGTC GGCGGCACATGGAGTTCAGGAAGCTCAGAGGCATGGAGTCCAGACCCACAGCCGACACG GCTCGCTTACAGCCCCCTGGAGACTTCAAGAGCAGCAGTCCTAG GAGGCACCTGTCGGAGTCTGATGATGACTACGACGACGTGGACAT ccccacccctgcagaAGACACACCTCCTCCGCTGCCCCCCAAG CCCAAGTTCCGTTCTCCATCGGACGAGGGTCCTGGGGAAACTGGGGATGAGGGACAGCTGAGCCCGGGGGTGCTGGTCCGATGTGCCAGTGGGCCTCCTCCACGCACCCCACATCTTGGGCCTCCCCCAGTCACGCGAAGCCCCCACCTAACTGCCCACTCAG AACCCTCACTCTGGAACCCAGCCCCCTGGGAGCCTGACCAGCCCCCACTGTTGCCCCCCAAGAaggaaaagatgaagagaaag GGATGTGCCCTTCTTGTAAAGTTATTCAATGGCTGCCCCCTCCGGATCCACAGCACGGCAGCCTGGACGCACCCCTCCACCAAGG ACCAGCACCTGCTTCTGGGGGCCGAGGAAGGCATTTTCATCCTGAACCGAAATGATCAGGAGGCCACACTGGAGATG CTTTTTTCTAGCCGGACTACCTGGGTGTACTCTATCAACAATGTCCTCATGTCTCTCTCAG GAAAGACCCCCCACCTGTATTCTCATAGCATCTTGGGCCTACTGGAACGGAAAGAGGCCAGAACAGGAagccccatcgctcacattagcCCCCACCGGCTACTGGCAAG GAAGAACATGGTCTCCACTAAGATCCAGGACACCAAAGGCTGCCGGGCGTGCTGTGTGG CAGAGGGCGCGAGCTCCGGGGGCCCGTTCCTGTGTGGGGCATTGGAGACATCCGTGGTCCTGCTTCAGTGGTACCAGCCCATGAACAAGTTCCTGCTGGTCCGG CAGGTGCTGTTCCCGCTACCTACGCCTCTGCCGGTGTTTGCACTGCTGACCGGGCCAGGCTCCGAGTTGCCCGCCGTGTGCATCGGCGTGAGCCCCGGGCGGCCTGCGAAGTCGGTGCTCTTCCACACCGTGCGCTTCGGCGCGCTCTCCTGCTGGCTGGGCGAGATGAGCACAG CAGAGCACAAGGGACCAGTACAGGTGACTCAGGTCGAGGAAGACAAGGTGATGGTGTTGATGGACG GGTCTCTGAAGCTGGTGACCCCAGAGGGGGCCCCAGTCAGGGGGCTTCGAACTCCAGAGATCCCCATGACTGAAGCAGTGGAGGCCGTGG CTATGGTCGGGGGTCGGCTCCAGGCCTTCTGGAAGCATGGAGTGCAGGTGTGGGCTCTAGGCTCGGACCAG CTGCTGCAGGAGCTGAGAGACCCCACCCTCACCTTCCGTCTGCTTGGCTCCCCCAG gcCTGTGGTGGTGGAGACACGCCCAGCAGATGATCCTACTGCCCCCAGCAACCTCTACATCCAGGAATGA
- the EIF3K gene encoding eukaryotic translation initiation factor 3 subunit K isoform X3, which yields MIDQAHQEERPIRQILYLGDLLETCHFQAFWQALDENMDLLEGITGFEDSVRKFICHVVGITYQHIDRWLLAEMLGDLTDSQLKVWMSKYGWSTDESGQIFICSQEESIKPKNIVEKIDFDSVSSIMASSQ from the exons ATGATCGACCAGGCCCAC CAAGAAGAACGGCCCATCCGGCAGATTTTGTACCTCGGAGACTTGCTGGAGACATGCCACTTCCAGGCCTTCTGG CAAGCCCTGGATGAAAACATGGACCTCTTGGAAGGTATAACTGGCTTTGAAGACTCTGTCCGAAAAT TTATCTGCCATGTTGTGGGCATTACTTATCAGCACATTGATCGCTGGCTGCTGGCCGAGATGCTCGGGGATCTGACAG aCAGCCAGCTAAAGGTGTGGATGAGCAAGTACGGCTGGAGCACCGATGAGTCGGGCCAGATCTTCATCTGTAGCCAGGAAGAGAGCATTAAGCCCAAGAATATCGTGGAGAAGATCGACTTTGACA